One Alnus glutinosa chromosome 3, dhAlnGlut1.1, whole genome shotgun sequence genomic region harbors:
- the LOC133862840 gene encoding (R)-mandelonitrile beta-glucosyltransferase-like: MEMDSKTAVADKPHAVCIPGPVQSHIKAMLKFSKLLYHKGFHITFVNTEFNHQRFLKSGGPNSLDGLPDFQFRTIPDGLPPSDSNATQDIPSLCDSAMKRFLAPFSDFLVKLNVATSNNPPVTCIISDGFNAFTVTAAQELRIPVVMFFPIPACSLMSTMQFRPLRDKGLTPLKDESYLTNGYLDTVIDWIPGMNHIRLRDLPSFVRTTDPNDVLFKFAVDAADTALKASGVIIHTFDALEQEVLDALSPMFPRLYSIGPLQLLLNRLPNDPLKSIEYSLWEEETECIHWLDTKAPNSVMYVNFGSIAAMTQPQLIEFGWGLANSKHPFLWVIRPDLVVGESAILPPEFMVETKDRGLIAGWCPQEEVLNHPSIGGFLTHCGWNSIAESVCAGVPMLCWPFFADQQMNCRYTCNEWGIGMEINNGADREEVGKLVRELMEGEMGKKMKKKVLEWKDLAEEATGPNGSSSINLNNLVNEVLLTRG, encoded by the exons atGGAAATGGATTCCAAGACAGCAGTAGCTGATAAGCCTCATGCAGTTTGTATTCCAGGCCCAGTTCAAAGCCACATAAAGGCCATGCTCAAATTTTCAAAGCTTCTCTATCATAAAGGTTTCCACATAACCTTTGTGAACACTGAGTTTAACCACCAACGTTTTCTGAAATCTGGAGGTCCCAACTCTTTGGATGGCTTGCCTGACTTCCAATTCAGAACCATTCCAGACGGTCTCCCTCCATCTGATTCAAATGCCACCCAAGACATCCCTTCTCTTTGTGATTCTGCTATGAAAAGATTCTTAGCTCCATTTTCTGACTTTCTTGTGAAACTCAACGTTGCAACTTCCAACAATCCTCCTGTGACTTGTATTATCTCAGATGGTTTCAATGCATTCACTGTCACAGCAGCTCAAGAACTCAGAATCCCTGTTGTAATGTTCTTCCCTATCCCTGCTTGCAGCTTAATGAGTACTATGCAGTTTCGTCCTCTCAGAGACAAAGGCCTCACTCCACTTAAAG ATGAGAGCTATCTAACAAATGGGTATCTGGACACAGTTATAGACTGGATTCCAGGTATGAACCACATCCGTCTGAGGGATCTCCCAAGCTTCGTTCGAACTACAGATCCAAATGATGTTTTGTTCAAGTTTGCCGTTGACGCGGCAGACACTGCTCTTAAAGCTTCGGGAGTAATTATTCACACATTTGATGCGTTAGAGCAAGAGGTTTTGGATGCTCTCTCCCCCATGTTTCCTCGCCTATATTCCATTGGCCCTCTCCAACTACTTCTCAATCGCTTACCCAATGACCCTCTGAAGTCAATTGAGTACAGTCTATGGGAAGAAGAAACTGAGTGTATCCATTGGCTTGACACTAAGGCACCCAACTCAGTGATGTATGTAAACTTCGGCAGCATAGCTGCCATGACACAACCTCAGCTGATTGAATTTGGTTGGGGACTTGCAAATAGCAAGCACCCATTTTTGTGGGTAATCAGGCCTGATTTAGTTGTGGGTGAATCAGCGATTTTGCCACCTGAGTTCATGGTGGAAACAAAAGACAGAGGTCTAATCGCCGGTTGGTGCCCTCAAGAGGAAGTGTTGAACCACCCCTCAATTGGTGGGTTCTTAACGCATTGTGGGTGGAATTCAATCGCTGAAAGTGTATGCGCGGGAGTGCCTATGCTTTGTTGGCCCTTCTTTGCGGATCAGCAAATGAACTGCAGGTATACTTGCAACGAATGGGGCATTGGCATGGAGATTAATAATGGCGCCGACAGAGAGGAAGTAGGAAAGCTTGTGAGAGAGTTGATGGAAGGAGAAATGGgtaagaagatgaagaaaaaggtCTTGGAGTGGAAAGACTTGGCCGAAGAGGCCACGGGTCCAAATGGTTCTTCATCCATCAACTTGAACAATTTGGTGAATGAAGTGCTTTTAACAAGAGGCTAG